The following coding sequences are from one Bacteroidota bacterium window:
- a CDS encoding mucoidy inhibitor MuiA family protein has translation MKKIKSLFALVIAFCFTTVSLAQTTETTQDISVPVQSVIIYLYGAEVSQSKTITLAPGRNKITFTGLSPKLDSKSIQVSASGNVAILAISDAVNYMSNQKESNRIKLLKDSVTILSDGISAANNDKDAYMTEKNMLLKNESIGGQDKGVAITELKLAADFYRARIKEINTEISKLDKKRNTLQESLTKINQQLNELNAKNNQPTSEISVLISSSAKISSTVDLKYLVSDAGWAPSYDLHAEDINLPIELKYRAKVYNNTGIDWNDVKLKLSTADPSKSASKPELLPWDLTYVSVQKNRNVYAKQKSAAPAYQSGEGYMQNSISNSNEISIQKSIPAKPNVQFVEIEIAELSAEFEIKTPYTFPSDSKPYIVDVTEYKLPATFQHFSAPKLDRDAFLLARITGWEDLDLVEGPANVYYGGTFVGQSYIYTRSADDTLDLSLGRDNKVLVTRSKVKEFNTKKYIGNTTKETFAYEMMVKNNRKTPIQIEVEDQLPISTQSDVTVDAIETTKAEFDAKTGKLVWKYTLQPGEVKKIELSFSVKYPKNSKINTQKFRTVSSPSF, from the coding sequence ATGAAAAAAATAAAATCACTTTTTGCACTGGTTATTGCGTTTTGTTTTACAACTGTATCACTTGCCCAAACGACTGAAACCACTCAAGACATTAGTGTTCCGGTGCAGTCGGTTATCATCTACCTCTATGGAGCAGAAGTTAGCCAAAGCAAAACAATCACACTGGCACCGGGTAGAAATAAAATTACATTTACCGGACTCTCACCAAAATTGGATTCAAAAAGTATCCAAGTAAGCGCCAGCGGAAATGTTGCGATCCTTGCTATTTCGGATGCAGTCAATTATATGTCCAACCAAAAAGAAAGCAACAGAATTAAACTACTAAAAGATTCTGTAACCATTTTATCAGATGGTATTAGTGCTGCCAACAATGATAAAGATGCATACATGACTGAAAAAAATATGCTTCTTAAAAATGAATCCATTGGTGGCCAGGATAAAGGTGTTGCCATTACAGAACTAAAACTTGCCGCTGATTTTTACCGTGCTCGAATCAAAGAAATCAATACAGAGATTTCAAAGCTGGATAAAAAGCGCAATACCCTTCAAGAATCATTAACAAAAATCAATCAGCAACTGAATGAGTTGAATGCAAAAAACAATCAACCCACTTCCGAAATTTCAGTATTGATTTCTTCATCCGCTAAAATTTCTTCTACCGTTGATTTAAAATATTTGGTAAGTGATGCAGGGTGGGCACCCAGCTACGACTTGCATGCAGAAGATATTAATTTGCCAATCGAATTAAAGTACCGTGCGAAAGTTTACAACAATACCGGTATTGATTGGAATGATGTAAAACTAAAATTGTCTACAGCCGACCCATCAAAAAGTGCTTCCAAACCCGAATTGCTTCCGTGGGATTTAACCTATGTTTCCGTTCAAAAAAACAGAAATGTTTACGCGAAACAAAAATCGGCAGCACCTGCTTATCAATCAGGAGAAGGCTATATGCAGAATTCTATTTCCAACAGCAACGAAATTTCGATTCAAAAAAGTATTCCAGCAAAACCCAATGTTCAATTTGTAGAAATTGAAATTGCCGAATTGAGTGCAGAGTTTGAAATCAAAACACCATATACGTTTCCATCCGATTCAAAACCGTATATCGTAGATGTAACTGAATATAAATTACCGGCTACATTCCAACATTTCAGTGCGCCCAAACTTGATCGTGATGCCTTTTTATTGGCGCGCATCACCGGCTGGGAAGATTTGGATTTAGTGGAAGGACCGGCTAACGTTTATTACGGTGGAACATTTGTCGGGCAATCCTATATCTATACCCGAAGTGCGGATGATACCTTAGATTTATCTTTAGGGCGCGACAATAAAGTATTGGTAACACGTAGCAAGGTAAAAGAATTCAATACAAAAAAATACATTGGCAATACCACCAAGGAAACATTTGCCTACGAGATGATGGTGAAAAATAATCGTAAAACACCCATACAAATTGAAGTAGAAGACCAATTACCAATTTCTACACAAAGTGATGTAACGGTGGATGCCATTGAAACAACAAAAGCAGAGTTCGATGCAAAAACAGGGAAGCTGGTATGGAAATATACACTACAACCTGGTGAAGTAAAAAAAATTGAGCTTTCTTTTTCTGTTAAGTATCCGAAAAATTCAAAAATAAATACACAGAAATTCAGAACGGTAAGCAGTCCGTCTTTTTAA
- a CDS encoding DnaJ domain-containing protein: protein MAEKNYYIILEVKSTATFEEIKSAYRLLAKKYHPDKNIGNKAAEEYFKEIQQAYAILSNPEKRKKYDLKASYTNRTQPQQRPSSGGPQYTGNAYQYAQQQAQYQQQQAYAQAQRKAAANKPEKKEEKETWQILVSIGIALILLYFIISYSTEKTTASSTTVLQKTEQPAESEAPAAPFPISNYDSPFTTFFGEERYDEGSKNSIAFFNGSKLEAIVCLVEKNAPNKTIRNLYMNSESEIKMGEVPDGEYFLKIYFGNDWNAEQTFSNINVKGGFKNNNTFIQLNDGKDALVMKKEKRGSLDSYSTYEIKIRPDETEQAKKITAEAFFAN, encoded by the coding sequence ATGGCAGAAAAGAATTATTATATTATTTTAGAAGTAAAGAGCACTGCTACTTTTGAAGAAATCAAAAGTGCGTATCGCTTGTTGGCGAAAAAATACCATCCGGATAAAAATATCGGCAATAAAGCTGCGGAAGAATATTTTAAAGAAATTCAACAAGCGTATGCGATTCTTTCCAATCCTGAAAAGCGAAAAAAATACGATTTAAAAGCTTCTTACACGAACCGCACACAGCCGCAACAACGACCAAGCTCGGGCGGACCGCAATACACCGGCAACGCTTATCAGTATGCCCAACAGCAAGCGCAGTATCAACAGCAACAAGCCTATGCACAAGCGCAGCGAAAAGCGGCAGCGAACAAACCGGAGAAAAAGGAAGAAAAGGAAACCTGGCAAATCTTGGTAAGTATTGGAATTGCACTCATCCTATTGTACTTTATCATTTCATATTCTACTGAAAAAACAACGGCTTCGTCCACTACTGTTCTTCAAAAAACAGAGCAACCAGCAGAGTCAGAAGCTCCTGCTGCTCCCTTTCCAATTAGTAACTATGATTCTCCGTTCACTACTTTTTTTGGTGAAGAGCGCTACGATGAAGGCAGTAAAAACAGTATCGCCTTTTTTAATGGAAGCAAGCTTGAAGCGATTGTTTGTTTGGTAGAAAAAAATGCTCCGAATAAAACCATCCGCAACTTATACATGAACAGTGAATCGGAAATAAAAATGGGAGAAGTACCTGATGGAGAATATTTTTTAAAAATCTATTTTGGCAACGATTGGAATGCAGAGCAAACATTCAGCAATATTAACGTAAAAGGGGGATTTAAAAACAACAATACCTTCATTCAGCTGAATGACGGGAAAGATGCGCTGGTGATGAAAAAGGAAAAAAGAGGTTCACTTGATTCGTATTCAACCTATGAGATAAAAATTCGGCCAGATGAAACAGAGCAAGCGAAAAAAATTACAGCCGAAGCCTTTTTTGCGAACTAA
- a CDS encoding ABC transporter substrate-binding protein — protein MKKSFLVILSVAVLFSSCSNSTSEGGSDRVAKGDKVYGGTLRINETEQFQTLYPAGITDIGSAHIANQIYEGLVKFNAKDLSIIPSLAEKWDVDAAGTTYTFHLKKGVMFQDNECFPDGKGREVKSSDFKYAFELLCTDNKDNSNFAATFKDRVVGANKFFEASKGKPNGTIDGIKTPDDYTISITLTSPSSSFLFALASPVTSVIAKEAYEKYGADMKVGTGPFMFVENGATDKALLKRNNNYHGTDSLGNQLPFLDSVVISFLPTKKQELDNFQNGNLDMVIGLPSESIKDMVESQIADFQNKPPKYVLERSPEMASQYYEFNMTKEPFNNIKVRQAFSYAIDRNKIVEDVLKGEAYGPAINGISPPSFKGYDITKITGYDFDAEKAKKLLAEAGYPNGKGFPKVKIELNSGGAKNTNVVLEIQKQLMEVLNVNVDFEVVPQKQKMEDAKFARAEIFRAAWIADFPSPENFLWILYGATVPADIAQPSYPNTPRYKNEEFDKLFDSGKAAKTQEEGYADLLKAEQIMMNDAPIMMLWYDENYRLVKSNVRNLFSNPMRYRDYSQVYLKDVTPAAPKGEEKK, from the coding sequence ATGAAAAAATCCTTTTTAGTTATCCTCTCTGTAGCAGTTCTATTTAGTTCTTGCTCTAATTCTACCAGCGAAGGCGGGTCCGACAGAGTTGCAAAAGGCGACAAAGTTTATGGCGGAACGTTGCGAATCAATGAAACTGAACAATTTCAAACACTTTACCCTGCAGGGATCACGGATATCGGGTCAGCTCATATCGCTAACCAAATATACGAAGGATTAGTAAAATTTAATGCTAAAGACCTTTCCATTATCCCTAGTTTAGCGGAAAAATGGGATGTGGATGCAGCAGGAACAACTTACACCTTCCATTTAAAGAAAGGCGTGATGTTCCAAGATAACGAATGTTTCCCTGACGGAAAAGGCAGAGAAGTAAAGTCTTCTGACTTTAAATATGCTTTTGAATTATTATGTACAGACAACAAAGACAACTCCAACTTCGCAGCAACCTTCAAAGATCGCGTAGTAGGTGCAAACAAATTTTTTGAAGCAAGTAAAGGTAAGCCAAATGGTACTATTGACGGAATTAAAACTCCGGATGATTACACCATCTCTATTACTTTAACTTCTCCAAGCTCTTCTTTCTTATTTGCTTTGGCATCTCCTGTTACCAGCGTAATCGCAAAAGAAGCTTATGAAAAATATGGTGCTGATATGAAAGTTGGTACCGGTCCGTTTATGTTTGTTGAAAACGGAGCTACTGATAAAGCATTATTAAAACGTAACAACAACTACCACGGAACAGATTCATTGGGCAACCAATTACCTTTCTTGGATTCTGTTGTCATCAGCTTCTTACCAACCAAAAAACAAGAATTGGATAATTTCCAAAATGGTAACTTGGATATGGTTATCGGTCTTCCTTCTGAATCTATTAAAGACATGGTGGAAAGCCAAATTGCAGACTTTCAAAACAAGCCACCAAAATACGTTTTAGAGCGTTCTCCAGAAATGGCAAGTCAGTATTACGAGTTCAACATGACGAAAGAACCATTTAACAACATTAAAGTTCGTCAAGCATTCTCTTATGCAATCGACAGAAATAAAATTGTTGAAGATGTATTAAAAGGTGAAGCTTACGGTCCTGCTATTAATGGTATCTCTCCTCCTTCTTTTAAAGGATACGACATTACCAAAATCACTGGTTATGACTTTGATGCTGAAAAAGCAAAAAAATTATTAGCAGAAGCTGGATATCCTAATGGTAAAGGATTCCCGAAAGTGAAAATTGAATTGAACAGCGGTGGAGCAAAAAACACAAATGTTGTTTTGGAAATCCAAAAACAATTGATGGAAGTTTTAAATGTAAATGTTGACTTTGAAGTTGTTCCACAAAAACAAAAAATGGAAGATGCAAAATTTGCACGTGCTGAAATTTTCCGCGCAGCTTGGATTGCCGATTTCCCTAGCCCAGAAAACTTTTTGTGGATTCTTTATGGTGCTACTGTTCCTGCTGACATTGCTCAACCTTCTTATCCAAACACTCCTCGTTACAAAAACGAAGAATTTGATAAATTGTTTGACTCCGGAAAAGCTGCAAAAACACAAGAAGAAGGATATGCTGACTTATTGAAAGCTGAACAAATCATGATGAATGATGCTCCAATTATGATGTTGTGGTATGATGAAAATTACCGTCTGGTGAAATCTAACGTTCGTAATTTATTCTCTAACCCGATGCGTTACAGAGATTATTCTCAAGTATATTTAAAAGATGTTACTCCTGCTGCTCCTAAAGGCGAAGAGAAAAAATAA
- a CDS encoding hotdog fold thioesterase — MKNTKIWYANPTVESIEWMNANTVAESLHIRVTEIGDDYIKGTMPVDGRTKQPFGLLHGGASVALAETLGSIASFLMVNPDLFIGVGIEINANHIKAVTGGMVTGICKPIHAKGMNHIWEIKIYNDAGDLTCISRFTCSVVSKAKVLGKG, encoded by the coding sequence ATGAAAAACACTAAAATTTGGTATGCCAACCCTACAGTGGAAAGCATCGAATGGATGAATGCCAATACTGTTGCTGAATCCTTGCACATTCGGGTTACTGAAATCGGGGATGATTATATCAAAGGAACCATGCCAGTGGATGGGCGAACAAAACAGCCATTCGGACTCCTACACGGTGGTGCATCGGTTGCTTTGGCAGAAACGTTGGGAAGTATTGCTTCTTTTTTAATGGTGAACCCCGATTTATTTATTGGAGTCGGCATCGAAATCAATGCCAATCATATCAAAGCGGTAACCGGTGGAATGGTAACCGGAATATGCAAACCCATTCATGCCAAAGGGATGAATCACATTTGGGAAATTAAAATTTACAACGATGCAGGTGACTTAACCTGTATCAGTAGGTTTACCTGCAGTGTTGTTTCAAAAGCGAAAGTATTAGGGAAAGGATAG
- the mce gene encoding methylmalonyl-CoA epimerase translates to MLKIEHIGIAVKNIEQSNDLFTKLFGKTPYKLEKVASEGVSTSFFQLGDSKIELLEATDENSPIAKFIEKKGEGIHHIAFEVADIHAEMKRLQSEGFTLLSEQPKKGADNKLICFLHPKGTNGVLIELCQEIK, encoded by the coding sequence ATGTTAAAGATAGAGCATATTGGGATAGCCGTAAAGAACATTGAGCAATCCAACGACCTATTCACTAAATTATTCGGAAAAACGCCTTATAAGCTCGAAAAAGTGGCAAGTGAAGGGGTTTCTACCTCCTTTTTTCAACTGGGAGACAGTAAAATCGAATTATTAGAAGCCACCGATGAGAATAGCCCCATTGCCAAGTTTATTGAGAAAAAAGGCGAAGGAATTCATCATATTGCCTTTGAAGTGGCCGATATTCATGCAGAAATGAAACGGTTACAGTCGGAAGGCTTTACATTACTATCAGAACAACCCAAAAAAGGGGCAGACAACAAGCTGATTTGCTTTTTACACCCCAAAGGAACTAATGGTGTACTGATTGAATTGTGTCAGGAGATTAAGTAA
- the rpoN gene encoding RNA polymerase factor sigma-54, translated as MLRQIQSQKLLQKLSPQQIQLMKLLQLPTIALEQRIKEEMEINPALEEGVDTDDEPKDEFDNDEEFDDTAKDDDNQREDFSLSDYMDDDEGASYKTKVNNTSPDEERKEIPFSVGVTFQDMLESQLGMKDLDDREYQIALHLIGNLDDDGYLRRELSSIVDDIAFSQNITTTEDELNELLKVIQDFEPAGIGARDLQECLLIQLRKIEVQSMIVELATEVVEKQMDEFSKKHYDKISKKLEIDDDTLKEVIQEILKLNPRPGNSMADGQKSHQQVIADFMMVNEEGQLILTLNSRNSPDLKVSKEYSQMLEEYSKSKDKSSKEASMFVKQKLEGAKWFIDAIQQRSYTLLYTMNAIMEYQKEYFLTGDETLLKPMILKDIAEKVNLDISTISRVANSKYVQTPFGTFLLKSFFSESLSTDSGEEVSTREVKKILEDCIAAENKKKPLTDDKLTKILKEKGYNIARRTIAKYREQLDIPVARLRKEL; from the coding sequence ATGTTAAGGCAGATTCAGTCGCAAAAATTATTACAGAAATTATCCCCGCAACAAATTCAATTGATGAAATTGTTGCAGTTGCCTACTATCGCCCTCGAACAACGTATCAAAGAAGAAATGGAAATCAATCCTGCACTGGAAGAAGGTGTAGATACAGATGATGAGCCGAAAGATGAATTTGATAATGATGAGGAGTTTGATGATACCGCCAAAGATGACGACAATCAACGTGAAGATTTTAGTTTGAGCGACTACATGGATGACGATGAAGGTGCATCCTACAAAACCAAAGTAAACAATACCAGTCCGGATGAAGAACGCAAGGAAATTCCTTTTTCTGTAGGCGTTACTTTTCAAGATATGTTGGAAAGTCAGTTAGGGATGAAAGACCTGGATGACCGGGAATATCAGATTGCATTGCACCTCATCGGGAATTTAGACGATGATGGATATTTACGAAGAGAATTATCTTCGATTGTAGATGATATCGCCTTTTCACAAAACATTACCACAACCGAAGACGAATTAAATGAATTATTAAAAGTGATTCAGGATTTTGAACCTGCTGGAATAGGCGCCCGTGACTTACAAGAATGTTTATTGATTCAATTAAGAAAAATTGAAGTGCAAAGCATGATTGTCGAGCTCGCTACCGAAGTGGTAGAAAAACAAATGGATGAGTTTTCGAAAAAACATTACGATAAAATTTCGAAAAAGCTGGAGATTGATGATGACACTTTAAAAGAAGTTATTCAAGAAATTTTAAAGTTAAATCCTCGACCAGGAAACTCCATGGCAGATGGTCAAAAAAGCCATCAGCAGGTGATTGCCGATTTTATGATGGTGAATGAAGAGGGACAGTTGATTTTAACCTTGAACTCCCGTAACTCACCCGATTTAAAAGTAAGCAAGGAATATTCTCAAATGTTGGAAGAATATTCAAAATCAAAAGATAAGAGCAGCAAGGAAGCTTCCATGTTTGTAAAACAAAAGCTGGAAGGAGCAAAATGGTTTATCGATGCGATACAACAACGCAGTTATACCTTGTTGTATACCATGAATGCCATTATGGAATATCAAAAAGAATATTTTTTAACGGGTGATGAAACGCTTTTAAAACCAATGATTTTAAAGGACATTGCAGAAAAAGTAAACTTGGACATTTCTACGATTTCGCGTGTAGCAAACAGTAAATATGTTCAAACCCCTTTCGGAACATTTTTATTAAAATCGTTTTTTAGTGAGTCGCTTTCAACCGATAGCGGAGAAGAAGTTTCAACCCGTGAAGTAAAAAAGATTTTGGAAGATTGTATCGCGGCAGAAAATAAAAAGAAACCCTTAACCGATGATAAGCTCACCAAAATATTAAAGGAAAAGGGCTATAATATTGCCAGAAGAACCATCGCAAAATATCGTGAACAGCTGGATATTCCTGTTGCTCGACTAAGAAAGGAATTGTAA
- a CDS encoding PorT family protein — MKLISLKVNSFFPFFFFFLFFGSSVIAQTTDDTEKPPKKIADPKDHIVVDFSFDSYRNWPTGISQKPYSLGGNAYLMWDYPFGYGPFSVAVGAGFSTHDVHTNGQLTYSIDGKYTSFVPLTVKYNTNKFSMNYIEIPVELRLRTRGEKSFKLTIGGKIGYAYNVHTKYADADGKIKVYRIKNIDPLRYGITLRIGYNKFNLQGFYALSEIFKKGRGEPGMTPYSIGVGMLLY, encoded by the coding sequence ATGAAATTGATATCCCTAAAAGTAAATTCCTTTTTTCCTTTCTTTTTCTTCTTCTTGTTTTTTGGTAGTTCAGTGATTGCTCAAACAACTGATGATACCGAAAAACCACCCAAAAAAATTGCCGATCCGAAAGATCATATCGTAGTTGATTTTAGTTTTGATTCCTACCGTAACTGGCCAACCGGTATCAGTCAAAAACCATATTCGTTAGGTGGAAATGCCTATTTGATGTGGGATTACCCCTTTGGATACGGTCCGTTTAGTGTTGCTGTCGGAGCAGGATTCAGCACACATGATGTGCATACAAACGGACAACTAACCTATTCAATTGATGGAAAATATACCTCCTTTGTGCCTTTAACTGTAAAGTACAATACCAACAAGTTTTCCATGAATTACATCGAAATACCTGTTGAATTGAGGTTAAGAACACGAGGAGAGAAAAGTTTTAAATTGACCATTGGCGGGAAAATCGGTTATGCCTACAATGTGCATACAAAATATGCGGATGCCGATGGGAAAATAAAAGTGTATCGAATCAAAAACATCGATCCGTTACGTTATGGTATTACGCTCAGAATCGGGTACAACAAATTTAATTTGCAAGGGTTTTATGCGTTGTCTGAAATTTTCAAAAAAGGAAGAGGCGAACCAGGAATGACTCCTTACTCAATAGGTGTCGGGATGTTGTTGTATTAA
- a CDS encoding HAD family phosphatase, with protein MQSKNIKNIIFDLGGVIINIDYSLLIDAFSKIGLPHFEAYFSQKEQKKLFDIYEKGLISSQSFRDELKKQCKPGTTNEEIDTAWNAMLLDLPLQRLDLLMKVKKNYRTFLLSNTNEIHMLFINDYLTKKFQVPNFNQHFEKTYLSYEINMRKPDAEIFQFVLNQNGLKANETLFIDDSSQHIESANSLGIQTYFLDVKKQTVLDLF; from the coding sequence ATTCAATCAAAGAACATAAAAAACATCATCTTCGATTTGGGTGGTGTTATCATCAATATCGATTATTCACTATTGATAGACGCCTTTTCAAAAATTGGACTGCCTCATTTTGAAGCGTATTTTTCTCAAAAAGAACAAAAGAAATTATTTGATATTTATGAGAAAGGATTGATTTCTTCACAATCATTTAGAGACGAACTGAAGAAACAATGCAAACCCGGAACAACCAACGAAGAGATTGATACTGCTTGGAATGCAATGTTGCTGGATTTGCCCTTACAGCGATTGGATTTGTTGATGAAGGTGAAAAAGAACTACCGGACTTTTTTACTAAGCAATACCAACGAAATTCATATGCTTTTTATTAATGATTATTTAACGAAAAAATTTCAGGTCCCTAATTTTAATCAGCATTTTGAAAAGACCTATCTCTCCTATGAAATAAACATGCGAAAACCCGATGCGGAGATATTTCAATTTGTTTTGAATCAAAATGGACTCAAGGCGAATGAAACCCTTTTTATCGATGATTCATCGCAACACATTGAAAGCGCCAATTCCTTGGGTATTCAGACTTACTTCTTAGATGTAAAAAAACAAACAGTGCTGGATCTATTTTAA
- a CDS encoding T9SS type A sorting domain-containing protein, producing MKKFLLVFSAILTASIAQAQTDASVMLSIDNAVVLPISSSSAADYSYIATLPSGENIITHQISAIGGERLINVKKISATGGVSTLSNLIIPSSFTLATNMKGLSCSASGAYTCLFGDVNDLFIVKFNSAGAVLWQKQLNVPSVVSIYYNHSLNETPSGDYYVSVSAYGFMGIIKLDANGNVLWTKRLAGPRDDGKCPGFCSEVTLSGGCISTLKDENFETIINLAPDGSLIWSRSYTDMSYRWTKSIKKDNLGNFYILGTYGTGGATFVQKIDANGNFIYAKNLSGTTSYHDAIVTNSNEFILLSTTPSYKLTKLGATGNVTWSKGIGAVVNGNPFSYSTLFSKSPSANISFHAWLNDTSSIVFKFSGDPNEICNNYNFPVENTTDDAQILAAELDTTCNVSPLGVNVTNTTFSSNTTEYYQSTDFCFYIASVNETTTLNLNIYPNPATDFVNIELGNLNTVDVQNALLVVYDMTGKKVFEKQLTTSSMDQISTVNYPAGLYTIIISNPTSILAKQRVIVQK from the coding sequence ATGAAAAAATTTCTACTTGTATTTTCAGCAATACTAACTGCATCGATTGCGCAAGCACAAACCGATGCAAGCGTTATGTTATCAATTGATAATGCTGTGGTTCTACCCATTTCTTCTTCCTCTGCAGCCGACTACAGTTATATAGCTACGTTACCGTCCGGAGAAAATATCATTACGCATCAGATATCTGCCATTGGTGGTGAACGCCTTATTAATGTTAAAAAAATTAGTGCAACAGGAGGGGTATCTACCCTCTCGAATTTAATCATCCCTTCATCTTTCACTCTTGCAACGAATATGAAAGGTTTGTCATGTTCAGCCAGCGGGGCTTACACCTGCTTATTTGGGGATGTAAACGATTTGTTTATCGTAAAATTTAATTCAGCCGGAGCTGTTCTTTGGCAAAAACAATTAAATGTTCCATCAGTAGTGTCCATCTATTATAATCACTCTTTAAACGAAACCCCTTCAGGTGATTATTATGTTTCTGTTTCTGCATATGGCTTTATGGGAATTATTAAATTGGATGCCAATGGAAATGTGTTGTGGACTAAAAGATTAGCAGGCCCAAGAGACGATGGAAAATGTCCGGGCTTTTGTTCTGAAGTAACATTAAGTGGTGGATGTATTTCCACCTTGAAAGATGAGAACTTCGAAACAATTATCAATTTAGCACCGGATGGTTCATTGATTTGGTCTCGTTCCTATACGGATATGTCCTATCGCTGGACAAAATCCATCAAAAAGGATAATCTTGGTAATTTTTATATCCTAGGAACTTATGGAACTGGAGGAGCTACATTTGTTCAGAAGATAGACGCGAATGGAAATTTTATCTATGCAAAAAACCTTTCCGGAACGACTTCTTATCACGATGCGATTGTAACCAACTCAAATGAATTTATTCTATTATCAACAACACCATCTTACAAGTTAACAAAATTAGGCGCAACAGGTAATGTTACTTGGAGCAAAGGAATTGGTGCTGTTGTCAACGGAAATCCATTCTCTTATTCAACACTATTTTCCAAATCTCCAAGCGCAAACATCAGCTTTCATGCTTGGTTGAACGATACTTCTTCTATTGTATTCAAATTCTCAGGTGATCCAAATGAAATTTGCAACAACTATAATTTTCCAGTTGAAAACACAACAGATGATGCTCAAATTTTAGCTGCAGAATTAGATACGACTTGTAATGTTTCACCACTTGGTGTAAATGTTACCAACACTACTTTCAGTTCCAATACAACGGAATATTATCAATCAACAGATTTCTGCTTCTATATTGCGTCTGTGAACGAAACAACAACGCTTAATTTAAACATCTACCCAAATCCTGCAACTGATTTTGTAAACATAGAATTGGGTAATTTAAATACGGTTGATGTACAAAATGCGTTGTTGGTTGTTTACGACATGACCGGCAAGAAAGTATTTGAAAAACAATTGACCACTTCATCGATGGATCAAATTTCAACAGTTAATTATCCTGCAGGATTGTATACGATTATTATTTCGAATCCAACCAGCATTCTTGCAAAACAACGTGTGATTGTGCAGAAATAA